A region from the Peromyscus leucopus breed LL Stock chromosome 9, UCI_PerLeu_2.1, whole genome shotgun sequence genome encodes:
- the LOC114689300 gene encoding granzyme B-like isoform X3: MKLLLLLLAFSLPPRTKAGEIIGGHEAKPHSRPYMACLEITDGDKTLRCGGCLIREDFVLTAAHCKGSKIIVTLGAHNIKEQEKTQQIIPVARIIPHPAYNHQKILNDIMLLKLEKKAKRTKAVRPLNLPRRKVYVNPGDVCSVAGWGRLAPGDKYSNTLQEVELEIQKDQECESHLKGYYNKTNEICAGDPKIKRASYKGDSGGPLVCKKAAAGIVSFGRTNGSAPRAFTRVSSFLSWIKKTMKRS; this comes from the exons gggagatCATCGGGGGACATGAGGCCAAGCCCCACTCTCGACCCTACATGGCTTGTCTTGAGATCACTGATGGAGATAAAACTCTAAGGTGTGGTGGCTGCCTCATACGAGAAGATTTTGTGCTGACTGCTGCTCACTGTAAAGGGAG CAAAATAATTGTCACCTTGGGGGCCCACAACATCAAAGAACAGGAGAAGACCCAGCAGATCATCCCTGTGGCAAGAATCATCCCACATCCTGCCTATAATCATCAGAAAATCCTCAATGACATCATGCTCTTAAAG CTGGAAAAGAAGGCCAAGAGGACTAAAGCTGTGAGGCCCCTCAACCTGCCCAGGCGCAAGGTCTATGTGAACCCAGGGGATGTGTGCTCTGTGGCTGGTTGGGGAAGGCTAGCCCCAGGGGACAAATACTCAAACACACTCCAAGAGGTGGAGCTGGAAatacagaaggatcaggagtgtGAGTCCCACCTAAAAGGTTACTACAACAAAACCAATGAGATTTGTGCAGGGGATCCAAAGATCAAGAGGGCTTCCTATAAG GGGGATTCAGGAGGGCCCCTCGTGTGTAAAAAAGCAGCTGCAGGCATTGTATCCTTTGGACGTACTAATGGTTCAGCGCCTAGAGCCTTCACCAGAGTGTCAAGTTTCCTATCCTGGATAAAGAAAACGATGAAACGCAGCTAA
- the LOC114689300 gene encoding granzyme B-like isoform X2, producing MKLLLLLLAFSLPPRTKAGEIIGGHEARPHSRPYMACLKITDGDVTRRCGGCLIREDFVLTAAHCNGSKIIVTLGAHNIKEQEKTQQIIPVARIIPHPAYNHQKILNDIMLLKLEKKAKRTKAVRPLNLPRRKVYVNPGDVCSVAGWGRLAPGDKYSNTLQEVELEIQKDQECESHLKGYYNKTNEICAGDPKIKRASYKGDSGGPLVCKKAAAGIVSFGRTNGSAPRAFTRVSSFLSWIKKTMKRS from the exons GGGAGATCATCGGGGGACATGAGGCCAGGCCCCACTCTCGACCCTACATGGCTTGTCTTAAGATCACTGATGGAGATGTTACTCGAAGGTGTGGTGGATGCCTCATACGAGAGGATTTTGTGCTGACTGCTGCTCACTGTAATGGGAG CAAAATAATTGTCACCTTGGGGGCCCACAACATCAAAGAACAGGAGAAGACCCAGCAGATCATCCCTGTGGCAAGAATCATCCCACATCCTGCCTATAATCATCAGAAAATCCTCAATGACATCATGCTCTTAAAG CTGGAAAAGAAGGCCAAGAGGACTAAAGCTGTGAGGCCCCTCAACCTGCCCAGGCGCAAGGTCTATGTGAACCCAGGGGATGTGTGCTCTGTGGCTGGTTGGGGAAGGCTAGCCCCAGGGGACAAATACTCAAACACACTCCAAGAGGTGGAGCTGGAAatacagaaggatcaggagtgtGAGTCCCACCTAAAAGGTTACTACAACAAAACCAATGAGATTTGTGCAGGGGATCCAAAGATCAAGAGGGCTTCCTATAAG GGGGATTCAGGAGGGCCCCTCGTGTGTAAAAAAGCAGCTGCAGGCATTGTATCCTTTGGACGTACTAATGGTTCAGCGCCTAGAGCCTTCACCAGAGTGTCAAGTTTCCTATCCTGGATAAAGAAAACGATGAAACGCAGCTAA
- the LOC114689300 gene encoding granzyme B-like isoform X1, translated as MKLLLLLLDFSLPPRTKAGEIIGGHEARPHSRPYMACLKITDGDVTRRCGGCLIREDFVLTAAHCNGSKIIVTLGAHNIKEQEKTQQIIPVARIIPHPAYNHQKILNDIMLLKLEKKAKRTKAVRPLNLPRRKVYVNPGDVCSVAGWGRLAPGDKYSNTLQEVELEIQKDQECESHLKGYYNKTNEICAGDPKIKRASYKGDSGGPLVCKKAAAGIVSFGRTNGSAPRAFTRVSSFLSWIKKTMKRS; from the exons ATGaagctcctcctgctcctgctggacttctctctgccccccaggaCAAAGGCAG GGGAGATCATCGGGGGACATGAGGCCAGGCCCCACTCTCGACCCTACATGGCTTGTCTTAAGATCACTGATGGAGATGTTACTCGAAGGTGTGGTGGATGCCTCATACGAGAGGATTTTGTGCTGACTGCTGCTCACTGTAATGGGAG CAAAATAATTGTCACCTTGGGGGCCCACAACATCAAAGAACAGGAGAAGACCCAGCAGATCATCCCTGTGGCAAGAATCATCCCACATCCTGCCTATAATCATCAGAAAATCCTCAATGACATCATGCTCTTAAAG CTGGAAAAGAAGGCCAAGAGGACTAAAGCTGTGAGGCCCCTCAACCTGCCCAGGCGCAAGGTCTATGTGAACCCAGGGGATGTGTGCTCTGTGGCTGGTTGGGGAAGGCTAGCCCCAGGGGACAAATACTCAAACACACTCCAAGAGGTGGAGCTGGAAatacagaaggatcaggagtgtGAGTCCCACCTAAAAGGTTACTACAACAAAACCAATGAGATTTGTGCAGGGGATCCAAAGATCAAGAGGGCTTCCTATAAG GGGGATTCAGGAGGGCCCCTCGTGTGTAAAAAAGCAGCTGCAGGCATTGTATCCTTTGGACGTACTAATGGTTCAGCGCCTAGAGCCTTCACCAGAGTGTCAAGTTTCCTATCCTGGATAAAGAAAACGATGAAACGCAGCTAA